A region of Salvelinus alpinus chromosome 6, SLU_Salpinus.1, whole genome shotgun sequence DNA encodes the following proteins:
- the LOC139577484 gene encoding tripartite motif-containing protein 16-like translates to MLKRVGLKLHPCLTPRPCVKKCVCFLPILTSPSLSLSLSEVKELIRAQEKAQVSQAEGLLEQLKQEIAELRKRSTELEQLSHTEDHIHFLQSYQSLSSISVSSDLPSIVVRPLQYFGDVSKTVSELREKLEDFLKGEWTKISTTVNIVDVVLPPEPKTREQFLQHSCQLTLDPNTASTDLSLSKGNKKVTYADQLQQYPDHPDRFTNHWQVLCREGLSGCCYWEVEWTGKWVYTAVSYKDISRTERDGEFGLNNKSWCLECYSGGYLFRQNNDETVVSGPKSSRVGVYLDHKAGTLSFYSVSDTMTLLRRVQTTFTQPLYPGFHLNGTAELVKL, encoded by the exons atgttgaagagggtggggcttaagctgcatccctgtctcaccccacgaccctgtgtgaagaaatgtgtgtgttttttgccaattttaacctctccctctctctctctctctctctctgaggtgaaGGAGCTGATCAGAGCCCAAGAGAAGGCTCAAGTGAGTCAAGCTGAAGGACTCCTGGAGCAACTGAAGCAGGAGATAGCTGAGCTGAGGAAGAGAAGCACTGAGCTggagcagctctcacacacagaggatcaCATCCATTTCCTCCAG agttatcagtctctctccagtATCAGTGTATCTTCAGACTTACCCAGTATCGTTGTCCGTCCTCTTCAGTACTTTGGAGATGTGAGTAAGACTGTgtctgaactgagagagaaactaGAAGACTTCCTTAAAGGCGAATGGACCAAGATCTCCACTACAG tgaATATAGTGGATGTTGTACTGCCTCCAGAGCCCAAGACCAGAGAACAGTTTTTACAAC attcctgtcagctcacactggacccaaacacagcaagcacagacctctctctgtctaaaGGGAACAAAAAGGTGACCTATGCAGACCAATTACAACAATATCCTGATCATCCAGACAGATTCACCAACCACTGGCAGGttctgtgtagagagggtctgtctggatgctgttactgggaggtggaGTGGACTGGGAAGTGGGTTTATACAGCAGTCTCATATAAAGACAtcagcagaacagagagagatggtgaatTTGGACTCAATAACAAGTCCTGGTGTTTAGAGTGCTATAGTGGTGGTTATTTGTTCAGACAAAATAATGATGAGACTGTAGTATCAGGCCCTAAGTCCTCCAGAGTAGGAGTGTACCTGGATCACAAGGCAGgtactctgtccttctacagtgtctctgacacaatgaccctcctccgcagagtccagaccacattcactcagcccctctatcctgggtttcatctcaatgggactgctgagctggttaaactgtag
- the LOC139578032 gene encoding myb/SANT-like DNA-binding domain-containing protein 4: MATRAAYFSPSEAQILMEAYEEVKDIIKKKSNTATVIKQREKAWQSIADRLNALNMNGPKRTWQQVKIKYKNILQNAVKKNTHRQGTGGGSPKADLTPAEDMALELNKGRPVLEGIPGGKETSIGSSQDATRFIQVSGSTVFLLEPPAQAPDDADPGEGPSAAATAHDGDDDEEETISLDSRRHEDPDAIQWENQPGNISSQAIRKLYGNHLRRQIELADIDIQYKKKKMENLALESEIKKRTIRKLDLEIKKLERELQEDDTAQNKNLVYSRKVK; the protein is encoded by the exons atggcaactagagccgcgtacttttcaccgtcggaagcacaaatcctcatggaggcatacgaggaggtaaaagatataattaagaagaaaagcaacaccgccacagtgataaagcaaagagaaaaagcgtggcaaagtattgcagaccgcctgaatgc attaaacatgaacgggccaaaacggacatggcagcaggtcaaaatcaaatacaagaacattctgcagaatg cagtgaaaaagaatacccacagacaaggcacgggtggtgggtcaccaaaggctgaccttaccccagcagaggacatggccttggagctaaataaaggcaggcccgtcttagaggggatccctggggggaaagagacgagcataggttcctcccaagatgccacccgcttcattcaag tgtctggcagcactgtgttcctgttagagccaccagcacaagcaccagacgatgctgatcca ggtgaaggccccagtgcagcagcaacagcacatgatggagacgatgatgaggaggagaccatctctctggattccagaaggcatgag gacccagatgctatacagtgggaaaaccagcctggcaacata agctcacaagctatcagaaagttgtatggcaaccacctccggcgccaaatagaactggcagacatagacattcagtacaagaagaaaaagatggaaaatcttgcactggagtccgaaataaaaaagaggacaattaggaaactggaccttgaaataaaaaaacttgagagggag ctccaagaagatgacacagctcaaaataaaaatttggtatattctcgtaaagtcaagtga
- the LOC139578033 gene encoding putative nuclease HARBI1 yields the protein MSSSPSLATEDSVTSKRSSIGLQMVCNADCVISNVVAKWPGSVHDSRIFRASEIYQCLSQGEFSGVLLGDRGYGCQPFLLTPFTDPQEAQQAYNHAHARTRARVEMTFGLLKARFHCLHKLRVSPVRACDITVACAVLHNVACLRKERAPRVPPAMDWDNPAIFPDDDSGRLLRDQYVLNYFS from the exons atgtcttcatctccttccctggccacagaagactctgtgacatcaaagaggagttctataggattgcag atggtctgcaatgctgactgtgtgatcagcaatgttgtggcaaaatggcctggctcagtccatgactccagaatctttcgggcctctgaaatctatcagtgcctatcacaag gtgaattctctggtgtgttgctgggagacagggggtatggctgccagccttttctcctgacacctttcacagacccccaggaagcacagcaggcctacaaccatgcccatgccaggaccagggccagagttgaaatgacctttggcctcctgaaggcacgctttcactgccttcacaaattaagggtcagccctgttagggcatgtgatattactgtggcttgtgctgtcctccacaatgtggcctgcctgaggaaggagagggcccccagagtgccaccagccatggactgggacaatccggcaatcttccctgatgacgacagtggtcggctgctgagggaccaatatgtgttgaattattttagttag